A single region of the Theileria annulata chromosome 4, complete sequence, *** SEQUENCING IN PROGRESS *** genome encodes:
- a CDS encoding uncharacterized protein (Tap349h10.p1c.C.cand.119 - score = 28.39) translates to MINKKKHKHISYRESLLLPRIIESIKNNKVLVTLNNGLNIVGFVESYGKKVKTLKIHQALEELSLFTKSTNFNKKLNEIIEFYYEKYNLQNCVSRNVKFFPDFKSFVILTNCSINYNKKNVKLSKVSINESNIAVLTPIIRESETDKSNHVSNKLLDIKNLILTNHMKEIKREGYLKCDRLGKYAT, encoded by the coding sequence ATGATTAATAAGAAGAAACACAAACATATAAGTTACAGAGAGAGCTTACTACTGCCAAGAATAATAGAatcaataaaaaataataaagtacTTGTAACACTCAATAATGGATTAAATATAGTGGGATTTGTAGAATCTTATGGGAAAAAGGTAAAAACCCTCAAAATACACCAGGCTCTAGAAGAACTGAgtttatttacaaaatcTACAAACtttaacaaaaaattaaatgaaatcaTTGAATTCTATTATGAAaagtataatttacaaaactGTGTAAGTAGGAATGTTAAGTTTTTTCctgattttaaatcttttgttattttaacaaattgttctattaactataataaaaagaacGTAAAACTGTCAAAAGTATCGATTAATGAATCCAACATCGCTGTTCTCACTCCTATCATTAGGGAATCAGAAACCGATAAATCCAATCACGTTTCTAACAAACTACTTGATATTAAAAACCTTATATTGACCAATCATAtgaaagaaataaaaaGGGAAGGATACCTAAAGTGTGATCGTTTAGGCAAATATGCAACATaa
- a CDS encoding uncharacterized protein (Tap349h10.p1c.C.cand.119 - score = 28.39) — MPKHSGVNTKAMEAIQRRKEQKELAAQIKEQERLDKLWQDDDKLNKAKLDRKNEQLRKHQEKLEKRAELRKLIEREESELTSNKKLPKGSPVPKVTRAECLKNQLLQMEKQKDSLKEEEYLVLNDGELMANENHQLLFEQLDLEDKNVDLIAGYTIHTSGIDNVLSSLQIDKEQKSLKTTYMGFQERKMAELKEEYPNLKLSQYKDMIYKLVTHLSNNYINDNNFVVEEIA, encoded by the exons ATGCCTAAGCATTCTGGAGTTAACACTAAGGCCATGGAGGCCATTCAGAGGCGGAAAGAGCAAAAAGAGCTCGCCGCTCAAATTAAAGAGCAGGAAAGATTAGATAAACTGTGGCAAGAtgatgataaattaaataaagcAAAACTAGATCGGAag aaTGAGCAATTACGTAAGCATCAAGAGAAGTTGGAGAAACGGGCAGAGTTAcgtaaattaatagaaagAGAGGAATCTGAACTTACTTCTAATAAAAAACTACCCaaa GGCTCTCCTGTACCAAAGGTTACAAGGGCAGAATGCTTAAAGAATCAATTATTACAAATGGAAAAACAAAAGGATTCACTAAAAGAAGAA GAATACTTGGTATTAAATGACGGTGAATTAATGGCGAATGAAAATCACCAATTATTGTTTGAACAACTTGATCTTGAAGATAAAAACGTTGATCTTATAGCAGGTTATACCATACACa CATCTGGAATTGATAATGTGTTGAGCTCATTACAAATTGATAAGGAACAAAAGTCACTTAAAACC ACTTACATGGGATTTCAAGAGCGTAAAATGGCTGAGTTGAAGGAAGAATATCCTAACCTCAAATTATCTCAATATAAAGATATGATATACAAACTTGTAACACacttatcaaataattatataaatgataataattttgtagtGGAAGAAATCGCCTGA
- a CDS encoding uncharacterized protein (Tap349h10.p1c.cand.104 - score = 15.03;~SMART pfam:zf-DHHC (PF01529) at aa 135-199, E()=9.70e-31; 3 transmembrane domains at aa 38-60, 75-97 and 229-251;~4 probable transmembrane helices predicted for TA07715 by TMHMM2.0 at aa 38-60, 75-97, 192-214 and 229-251) — MTKTICKNDKSKDSKSCNVVLDKLKSFFANGDITTNKCFVRTATFTLLCIPHGIFWATQIPWFVKFNPYGFLVPIFFGILFIISLIFFFICSFINPGIIPKQNSNRDCYDLFTGFNRGNYRNKYSFRADKPLFLMINGRYLRVKYCETCNIYRPPRSVHCRLCDVCVNRFDHHCKWVGNCIGYNNYREFIAFIFTTFILIITMICLSIVRAVYITRGQNMLRLIIETTTILVYIVFFGWFIAGLAVYHSYLAFTNQTTNEQLKGVLKTFNPWNRGFLFNIREILFVKRKKLSYGSINDARKFMFKSDNINFRNKDDVKISKIYNPVSGFENPGNLYLIKDYLFDKRYVINSIESSNYSSLDNSVSWDHNYSFKELNSNEYKLDVPGNLGGCSGEPISGLDGLKGSTYSGESQSSESLGSSFKTLEETYNFLKNDLVNNKIGNISDDEIQSDRKNLKRKNGMDLAISSHH, encoded by the coding sequence ATGACTAAAACTATCtgtaaaaatgataaatcaaAAGATTCAAAGTCATGTAATGTAGTTCTcgataaattaaaatcgTTTTTTGCTAATGGAGATATAACCACTAATAAATGTTTCGTTCGAACAGCCACCTTTACATTATTGTGTATACCTCATGGCATATTCTGGGCGACACAAATCCCTTGGTTTGTGAAGTTTAATCCATACGGATTTCTAGTGCCGATCTTTTTTGGTATTTTGTTCATTATTTCCCTCATATTCTTCTTCATTTGCAGTTTCATTAATCCTGGAATTATTCCTAAACAAAATTCAAATCGTGATTGTTATGATCTTTTTACGGGATTCAATAGAGGGAATTATAGGAACAAGTATTCTTTTCGTGCTGACAAACCCCTATTTCTAATGATTAATGGTAGATATTTGAGGGTTAAATATTGTGAAACATGTAATATATACAGACCGCCAAGGAGCGTGCATTGTAGATTATGTGACGTTTGTGTAAACAGATTTGATCACCATTGTAAGTGGGTAGGAAATTGTATTGGGTACAACAATTATAGAGAATTTATCGCATTTATTTTCACCACTTTTATTCTAATCATAACTATGATTTGTTTATCAATTGTGAGGGCTGTTTACATCACTAGAGGCCAAAATATGCTAAGACTTATAATAGAAACCACTACAATTCTTGTTTATATAGTATTTTTTGGGTGGTTCATAGCTGGATTAGCTGTGTATCACTCATATTTGGCATTTACAAACCAGACCACAAATGAACAGTTAAAGGGAGTTTTAAAGACTTTTAACCCTTGGAATCGCGGATTTCTCTTCAATATAAGGGAGATTTTGTTTGTAAAACGTAAAAAATTGAGTTATGGCAGCATCAACGATGCCAGAAAGTTTATGTTCAAAAGTgacaatattaattttaggaatAAAGATGATGTCAAAATAagtaaaatatacaatCCTGTGAGTGGATTTGAGAATCCTGGGAACCTGTACTTAATAAAGGACTATTTATTTGACAAAAGATATGTTATTAATTCAATCGAATCTAGCAATTACAGCAGTCTCGACAATTCAGTTTCTTGGGATCACAATTATTCTTTCAAAGAATTGAATtcaaatgaatataaacTTGACGTACCCGGAAATTTGGGTGGATGTTCTGGTGAGCCTATTTCAGGACTAGATGGTTTGAAAGGTTCTACTTACAGTGGAGAGTCCCAGAGTTCCGAAAGTTTAGGGAGTTCTTTTAAAACTCTTGAAGAAACTTACAATTTCCTCAAAAACGATCTTGTAAATAACAAAATCGGCAACATTTCTGATGATGAGATTCAAAGTGATCGAAAAAATCTAAAACGAAAAAATGGAATGGACTTAGCAATAAGTAGTCACCATTAA
- a CDS encoding Tpr-related protein family member, putative (Tap349h10.p1c.cand.105 - score = 15.74;~SMART 10 transmembrane domains at aa 13-35, 126-148, 160-182, 187-209, 222-244, 275-297, 310-329, 358-380, 399-421 and 431-453;~10 probable transmembrane helices predicted for TA07720 by TMHMM2.0 at aa 13-35, 126-148, 160-182, 187-209, 222-244, 275-297, 310-329, 358-380, 399-421 and 431-453), producing the protein MPLNCCETDATNNFEGCPLLTASFVFAGLSMMLNIRLAYSSAPYALIRFKLPENLFSVFVRRMASALELWCLPSMLLGNILDTGSKLLFKHYGTALKIPTGTADGVPNDFNGQEQTTKSKSLKLWSIIIPSIVTMWSDFITYAVLLYVYLMGGVTGNVTAYYGVIAVSGFIFGINMTLVYAVDFNYIPIYVAGENSFPALTSLIHYFATLIFGNRRKWNSDFLIVVIDISVAIIISFVTAILWTVSFLVPPKSGQDSKWHIQPFDQDISNPDWDVISPTLMVIVGMGLVYAIYPAIAPGMIVPFYLIDKIEMVLLIATIFPPVIIAILIKKHGYLSPKYYDVGDSTFKAWSKYGAGRFYHFLDILIIIKITLAVIFIYSLHYRDSNISRSIVNQPKMSTALSITFYMCHEILLALGFPGVIGNKGADYVVLPAQYIGALFMIFLAFYSEGYIIEYKSHDPAHWPTEGMWYLYGYYQLNPDFFIMIKFNFCFDGYCEFK; encoded by the coding sequence ATGCCACTTAACTGCTGTGAAACTGATGctactaataattttgaggGATGTCCACTACTGACAGCTTCATTTGTATTTGCTGGTCTATCGATGATGCTTAATATTAGGTTAGCATATAGTTCTGCACCATATGCCCTCATTAGATTCAAATTACCTGAAAATCTATTTAGTGTATTTGTTAGAAGAATGGCTAGTGCTTTAGAACTATGGTGTCTACCAAGTATGCTTCTGGGTAATATACTTGATACAGGTTCAAAACTATTATTCAAACACTACGGCACCGCACTCAAAATACCTACAGGAACCGCTGATGGAGTACCCAACGACTTCAACGGCCAAGAACAAACTACCAAGTCCAAATCACTTAAGTTATGGTCTATCATAATTCCTTCCATTGTTACTATGTGGTCTGACTTTATCACATACGCGGTGCTCCTATATGTATATTTGATGGGTGGTGTCACTGGTAATGTAACTGCCTATTATGGTGTCATTGCAGTATCTGGATTCATCTTTGGCATTAATATGACATTGGTTTATGCTgttgattttaattatatacctatATATGTTGCTGGTGAAAATTCATTTCCAGCACTAACATCactaattcattattttgCCACACTAATATTTGGCAATAGAAGGAAGTGGAATAGTGACTTTCTAATTGTAGTGATTGACATATCGGTTGCAATCATAATATCATTTGTTACAGCTATTCTATGGACAGTATCATTCCTAGTACCTCCCAAATCTGGTCAGGATAGTAAGTGGCATATCCAGCCATTTGATCAGGATATTTCTAATCCGGACTGGGATGTTATTTCACCTACACTCATGGTCATTGTTGGTATGGGACTAGTTTATGCCATTTATCCTGCTATTGCACCAGGTATGATTGTACCATTCTACCtcattgataaaattgagATGGTACTTCTCATAGCCACAATCTTTCCACCAGTCATCATAGCTATTCTTATCAAAAAACATGGATATTTATCTCCCAAATACTACGACGTCGGTGATAGTACTTTCAAGGCATGGTCAAAATACGGAGCTGGTAGGTTCTATCATTTTTTAGACATTCTTATCATCATTAAGATCACTCTAGctgttatatttatatattcacttCATTACAGAGATTCCAACATTTCCCGTAGCATCGTGAATCAACCTAAAATGTCTACAGCACTCTCcataacattttatatgtgtcaTGAAATTCTATTAGCATTAGGTTTTCCAGGTGTTATTGGTAATAAAGGTGCTGATTATGTTGTGCTACCAGCCCAGTACATAGGAGCGCTATTTATGATATTTTTGGCCTTTTATTCAGAGGGATacattatagaatataaaagtcATGATCCTGCTCATTGGCCCACAGAAGGAATGTGGTATTTATATGGATACTACCAATTGAACCctgatttttttattatgataaagtttaatttttgttttgatggatactgtgaatttaagtaa
- a CDS encoding Tpr-related protein family member, putative (Tap349h10.p1c.cand.106 - score = 33.64;~SMART 9 transmembrane domains at aa 22-44, 238-260, 270-292, 333-355, 375-397, 410-432, 474-496, 517-539, and 549-551;~9 probable transmembrane helices predicted for TA07730 by TMHMM2.0 at aa 22-44, 238-260, 270-292, 333-355, 375-397, 410-432, 474-496, 517-539 and 549-571): MTSSGDPNPTTNYQQDDDKDRPLQILAYMFAGLAMMLNIRLSYSAAPFALLRFKLPENLFSVFVRTTSSALELWCIPSMLLGNIMEQVYNQTQDTAIGIHATNLKETAGSTDGEKLQGKAGTLHSEATKLETALNSDPAAGLVTALKEASSKPSASSEDEKGLKELLESFHNAQPTDVVAKAQKVIKKYNEVAGKYKEVKNDAKASKNPAFTQVKSAFEDLQKEYSDAIYKYKFWVITIPSMVTNWLNFLTFVILLIVFVTGGDQGHVTGYYVIMAISGFVFGINMVLVYAVDYRYLPFYMAGENSFPMVTSMILYFATSIFGNRRKYNSDYLVVVIDVSIAIVIAFVASVLWTWAFYNYRAPKYGGLEPKWPELVSPVAMVIVGMGLVYAIYPAIAPGMIVPFYLIDKIEMVLLVATAFPPVIIAILRLKAPDWSPQTDFLLHSGIYKFGGWKDYKANDFEGGGVKAGDHVYGWIWHFFDIMIPLQICLAIIFIYSLHYRDSSISRSIVNQPKMSTFLTIVFYMCHEIMLALGFPGMVGNGGAGGDVLLPVQYVGALLMVFLAFYSIGYITEYKRHDPSEWPTDGMTWWNALCYWLKMASKITNKNFKQLFTTDLMIDSKFK; the protein is encoded by the coding sequence ATGACTTCTTCTGGTGATCCTAATCCTACTACGAATTATCAGCAAGATGATGATAAGGACCGACCTCTACAAATTCTGGCATACATGTTTGCTGGACTTGCTATGATGCTTAATATTAGGCTTTCATATAGTGCTGCGCCATTTGCCTTGTTGAGGTTTAAGTTACCTGAGAATCTGTTCAGTGTCTTCGTTAGGACAACTTCAAGTGCTTTGGAACTTTGGTGTATTCCAAGCATGCTTCTGGGAAACATAATGGAACAAGTCTATAACCAGACTCAAGATACTGCGATAGGAATTCATGCAACCAACCTTAAAGAAACAGCAGGTTCAACTGATGGTGAAAAACTCCAAGGAAAGGCCGGTACACTTCATAGTGAAGCCACAAAACTAGAAACTGCACTAAATAGTGACCCTGCTGCTGGTCTTGTCACAGCACTCAAGGAAGCCTCTAGTAAACCTAGTGCTAGTAGTGAAGATGAGAAGGGTCTTAAGGAGTTACTCGAATCATTTCATAATGCTCAACCTACTGATGTAGTTGCTAAGGCCCAGAAGGTAATTAAGAAATACAATGAGGTGGCTGGTAAGTACAAAGAAGTGAAAAATGATGCAAAAGCTAGTAAAAATCCTGCATTTACCCAGGTTAAATCTGCATTCGAAGATCTTCAGAAAGAGTATTCTGATgctatatataaatacaagTTCTGGGTAATTACTATTCCTTCCATGGTTACTAATTGGTTAAACTTTCTCACATTTGTAATCCTGTTGATAGTTTTCGTTACTGGTGGTGATCAAGGTCATGTTACTGGTTATTATGTGATTATGGCTATATCAGGATTTGTAtttggtattaatatgGTGCTGGTGTATGCTGTAGACTATAGATATCTTCCATTCTATATGGCTGGTGAAAACTCATTTCCAATGGTCACCTCAATGATACTATACTTTGCTACATCTATATTTGGTAATAGGAGGAAATACAATTCCGACTACCTTGTTGTAGTAATTGACGTATCCATAGCAATAGTTATCGCATTTGTAGCTTCAGTTCTGTGGACCTGGGCGTTCTACAACTATAGGGCTCCAAAGTATGGTGGCCTAGAACCAAAATGGCCTGAACTAGTTTCTCCAGTTGCTATGGTCATTGTTGGTATGGGACTAGTTTATGCCATTTATCCTGCTATTGCACCTGGTATGATTGTACCATTCTATCTCattgataagattgaaATGGTTCTCCTGGTAGCAACAGCATTCCCACCAGTCATCATAGCTATCCTAAGATTAAAGGCACCAGATTGGTCTCCTCAAACAGATTTCCTCCTACATTCAGGAATATATAAGTTCGGAGGATGGAAAGATTACAAAGCAAACGACTTCGAAGGCGGCGGAGTCAAGGCGGGTGATCATGTTTATGGTTGGATATGGCACTTCTTTGACATAATGATTCCACTCCAGATCTGTCTAGCTATCATTTTCATATACTCCCTTCATTACAGAGATTCTTCTATATCTAGATCTATTGTCAATCAACCTAAAATGTCTACATTTCTAAcaattgtattttatatgtgtcaTGAAATTATGTTAGCATTAGGTTTTCCTGGTATGGTTGGTAACGGTGGAGCTGGAGGTGATGTTTTGCTTCCGGTTCAGTACGTTGGTGCACTACTGATGGTCTTCCTAGCATTCTATAGCATAGGTTATATCACAGAGTACAAACGACACGATCCTTCCGAGTGGCCAACAGACGGAATGACGTGGTGGAATGCCCTATGTTACTGGTTAAAGATGGCGAGCAAAATTAccaataaaaatttcaaacaaTTGTTTACAACTGATTTAATGATAgattcaaaatttaaataa
- a CDS encoding uncharacterized protein (Tap349h10.p1c.C.cand.118 - score = 20.84;~SMART pfam:Cdc73 (PF05179) at aa 170-406, E()=8.20e-08), whose product MEGNYITFDKSWDLKPDPSVVSEYWRDSPNTESILLLKSIIINNYSVEFLKTHAGFLVAQLPDFNLQINVLSPSGLTSRRGELYLVADILLALKLVREEYTYQFVTDRGFKYINILERDRIKSILEEVKVSPELLNFKVEYRAINPHLDAKIPGKTLETSSKTSTTKLTVKDILHNLYSSLTKLHNNVKNAESDENARNENLPKKNSQLNEYLNTFVFVTCIQERPVRTRNSLLTAHGEGFEKILMKADSSADTVKKLHKSDASSSKSMSKMKVLDEICCKYRKRPIIIVPSGSSSIISRQNIKQLLQDHQFIDQHQSIKNDGIVQSNLPMNAVEIVHTVGKKQVKFRVVENSYVSRFTNHDWVSVVCVVLNVKGERWQFNNYPFESFIDMFMTLKYKFKQLIINP is encoded by the exons ATGGAGGGGAATTACATAACATTTGATAAAAGTTGGGATTTGAAACCGGATCCCTCAGTCGTTTCAGAATATTGGCGAGATTCTCCAAATACAGAATCCATTTTACTCTTAAAATCtattattatcaacaatTACTCCGTGGAATTTTTGAAAACTCACGCCGGATTTCTGGTCGCACAGTTACCTGATTTTAATCTCCAAATTAACGTTCTTTCACCTTCTGGGCTTACAAGTAGACGAGGAGAACTCTACCTTGTTGCCGATATACTTTTAGCACTTAAGCTTGTGCGTGAGGAATACACATACCAGTTTGTTACCGACCGAGGttttaagtatataaatatccTTGAAAGAGATCGCATTAAATCCATTTTGGAAGAAGTTAAAGTTTCACCAGaattacttaattttaagGTAGAATATAGAGCAATTAATCCCCATTTGGACGCTAAAATTCCGGGAAAAACATTGGAAACGTCCTCTAAGACTAGTACCACAAAGTTAACAGTTAAAGACATATTACACAACCTGTACTCATCACTGACCAAATTACACaataatgttaaaaatgCAGAGTCAGATGAAAACGCAAGAAATGAAAACTTGCCAAAAAAGAATAGTCAACTCAATGAATACCTGAACACATTTGTGTTTGTAACATGTATACAAGAGAGGCCAGTGCGGACAAGAAACTCTTTATTAACAGCACATGGTGAAGGATTTGAAAAGATACTAATGAAGGCTGACTCAAGTGCAGATACTGTAAAGAAATTGCATAAGTCAGATGCAAGTTCATCCAAATCGA tgAGTAAGATGAAAGTACTGGATGAGATATGTTGTAAATATCGCAAAAGGCCTATAATAATAGTTCCATCCGGATCAAGCTCAATAATATCTAGACAAAATATTAAGCAATTATTACAAGACCACCAATTTATCGACCAGCATCAATCTATCAAAAATG ATGGAATTGTACAATCAAATTTGCCCATGAATGCAGTTGAGATAGTACACACAGTTGGTAAAAAACAAGTGAAATTTAGAGTTGTCGAGAATTCATACGTATCGAGATTTACCAATCACGACTGGGTCAGCGTCGTATGTGTCGTTCTCAACGTTAAAGGTGAACGTTGGCAATTTAACAATTATCCATTCGAGTCTTTTATAGACATGTTTATGACTTTgaagtataaatttaaacagTTAATCATAAACccataa